In Pseudomonas abieticivorans, the genomic window GAAATACACGTCGTTGGAGCGCATGATCGCCGCGTCCATGTCCACCCAGCCATCACCGGAGCGGTTCCAGTTGCGGTATTTATGGTCGTAGTTGGGCAGTTGGTAGTAACCAGGGTCAAACACCCGCGCCTGGGGCGTGGTCACGCCACTATCCAGGCCTGCGATGGCCACTTCCGGCTTGATGGTCGACCCCGGCGCGTACAGGCCGCGCAGGGTACGGTTGAACAGCGGTCGGTCGATGGAATCGCGTAGCGCCGCGTATTGCTTGAAGCTGATACCGGTGACGAACAGGTTGGGGTCGAAGCTGGGCTTGCTGACCATGGCCAAGACTTCGCCGGTGTCCGGGTCGATGCACACCACCGAGCCACGACGGTCGCCCAAGGCGTGCTCGGCCGCCTCCTGCAGCTTGATGTCCAGGCTCAGCACGATGTTTTTGCCCGGCACCGGGTCGGTGTGGTTCAGCACCCGCATCACGCGGCCTTGGGCGTTGGTCTCGACCTCTTCGTAGCCCACGTGGCCGTGCAGCTCGTTTTCGTAAAAGCGTTCGATGCCGGTCTTGCCGATCGACTGGGTGCCACGGTATTCGGTGTTGTCGAGCTGCTTGGACTCTTTCTCGTTGATGCGCCCGACAAAACCCACCGAGTGGGCAAAATGCTCACCCTGGGGGTATTCGCGCACGAACTGCGCTTCTACGTCGATGCCGGGCAACAGGTACTGGTTGACCGCGATCTTGGCGATCTGCTCCTCGCTGAGCTCGTACATCAGCGTAACCGGCTCGAACGGATGGCGTACGCGCTTGAGGTCCTTGTCGAACTGCTTGCGGTCGTCCTCGCTCAGGCCCAGTACCTGGGTCACTTCATCGAGCACCTTGTTGTAGTCACCGGCGCGCTCGCGGGTCAGGGTCATGTTGAAGCTGGGCCGGTTGGTGGCCAGCAACACGCCGTTGCGGTCGTAGATCAGCCCGCGCTCCGGCGCAATGGGCAGCACGTGGACGCGGTTGTTCTCGGAAATCGTCGAATGGTAGGCAAACTCGATCACTTGCAGGAAGTACAAGCGCCCGACCAGGGCAAAACTCAAGGCGAGCACGAATACGGCGCAGGCAATCAGGCGCCGATTGACCAGGCGTTTCTCGATTTCGTGATCTTTCAGTGGAATGGGTTGAGGCATCGGTACCGCTCAAAAAATACATAACGATGAAATGAACGCAGCCACGCCGGGGCCAAGGCTCCGGGCACGGGGTTCAGGGCAAAAACGCCATCCTGGCGTAGGAAAATGAGGTAACAGCCGTAGGTGAAAAGCACGGCGTGCGCGATGGTAACGAATGCAGGCCATCGGCCTCAAGGCTGAAGGTCGCTACGCCGACGTAGCGACCTGTGTCTGAGGCAGGTTATTGGTCGCTTGGAGCCCGGTCCTGCGGGAGCCGGACCTGTTTTTTCTCGCTGGTGAAGATTCCCCAGGCCG contains:
- the mrdA gene encoding penicillin-binding protein 2, whose protein sequence is MPQPIPLKDHEIEKRLVNRRLIACAVFVLALSFALVGRLYFLQVIEFAYHSTISENNRVHVLPIAPERGLIYDRNGVLLATNRPSFNMTLTRERAGDYNKVLDEVTQVLGLSEDDRKQFDKDLKRVRHPFEPVTLMYELSEEQIAKIAVNQYLLPGIDVEAQFVREYPQGEHFAHSVGFVGRINEKESKQLDNTEYRGTQSIGKTGIERFYENELHGHVGYEEVETNAQGRVMRVLNHTDPVPGKNIVLSLDIKLQEAAEHALGDRRGSVVCIDPDTGEVLAMVSKPSFDPNLFVTGISFKQYAALRDSIDRPLFNRTLRGLYAPGSTIKPEVAIAGLDSGVTTPQARVFDPGYYQLPNYDHKYRNWNRSGDGWVDMDAAIMRSNDVYFYDLAHKLGIDRLHDYMTKFGLGQKVSLDMFEEAPGLMPSQQWKRATRRQAWFPGETLILGIGQGYMQVTPLQLAQATSLIAAKGVWHRPHLAETVGGVAPVDENPMPNIVLRDPRYWDQVNHGMQLVMHDPRGIARAAAQGAQYRIAGKSGTAQVVAIKQGERYNRLKTLERNRDNALFVGFAPADHPKIVVAVMIENGEAGGRVAGPVVREIMDAWLLDQDGKLKPQYAAPAKPPGDPHV